The Clostridia bacterium DNA segment GCCACTAAGAGATACCAAATACAGCCTAATTACCAGTAACGGTTACTATTCGCAATTAATCATAGTTGACAGATATATTGGTAATAGTATACTAGAAATGTAAAAGAAGGAATGTAAGGAGGCGATAGTGATGTATGATATTATGGAAATCGCGAATTGGTTTTTGCACAAAGAGCCAATGACGCACAAAAAACTGCAGAAGCTTTGCTATTATGCATATGCTTGGTTCTACACCTTAAAGGATGTTGAGATTTTTGATGAACCATTTGAGGCTTGGGTGCATGGACCTGTCTCCAATAGCTTGTACCAAGCGTATAAATGTCACGGTTGGGAGAAAATCGATTTTGAAGGACCTCAACCTAAGATTGTTGATGAAGATATCGAATTATTAGAAAGTGTTTGGGAAACGTATGGTGACCAAACTGGGAATTCATTAGAAGCATTGTCCCACTCTGAACCACCTTGGATAGAAGCTAGAAGGGGCTTAGAGGAGTTCGAAAGAGGAAACCATTACATTAACCTGAAAACCATCAAAGAGTATTACTCTAGTATTTACGATGGGGACGATGCTTAAGTGGCTAGAAAACTGACAAAAGTAAAGACAAAAGGATCTGGTAGTATACTGGCAGGTGTTGGAGATGTAAATCGCGATTTTATAATTAGCTTCAAATTTACATTAGAGAAGGAGTATAACCTCACAAATCTTCAAATCTCTCAGATTAAGCAGTTTCAAGTTTTTCTCGATAAGGTGTCACAAATGACATGGCTACAAGTTGATAAGAAATTTAAGAGGAAACCTGATAAACAAGATACGTTTAAAGATGTTCAGGTTATACACTATAAAGTAGCAGCCGGCTTCAGAATTCACGGAATAGTGATGAATGGCCGTTTTAAAGTATTAAGATTGGACCCAAACCATAAAGTGCATAATTAGCCCCTCTCAGGAGGGGGCTTTTTTATTTTGCATTAAAGGTGTAGGATGAAGGGGAGTATAATTGGAGGTAAATGATGGCAAAGGATGCTAAGATTGAAATTGAACGAGATGTAAGAACGTTTGCAAATTTGTATCATGGATCACTTGTGCTTCTAGAAAGAAGCAAGGACTACCCAGAGGGTGGTTATTATGCTTTATTAGGGAGCATGCTATTTACAGCATTTACATTTGAGGCATTTTTGAATCATTTAGGTAAGGAAAAAATAGAAGATTGGGAAAGGATTGATAGAGAACCAGTGATGAAGAAATATTCAGTGTTATGTGACAAGTTTGATATCACAAGAGATCCATCTCGTAGGCCATATCAGACGTTGAAGAACTTATTTGGTTTTCGTGATAATCTGGCGCATGGAAGAACAGAAAAATTACAAGTTAATAAAAATGTAAACATAAAAGATGATATACTTTCACATACCCCTAAAACCAAATGGGAAAAGTATTGTAATGAGGAGAATGCGGTACGGGCGAGAGCTGATGTTGAAAGAGTTATTGTAGAACTAAATCAAGCTGCTGGAGGAGAGAAAGATCCTTTCACAATGGGAATGACAGTGAGTACGATGTCTTCTAGATAGCAAGGAACAAACGTTAAATACTTAAGCCCCTGGAGACAGGGGCTTTTTTATGTTTAAAACGACTGTGCACTTTTTGTTCACTATTTCCACATATAACCAACAGAAATAAAAAGGCTCCCAAATCGTTGGGAGCCCTAATACGTATGGTGCCGAAGGCGGGAGTCGAACCCGCACGGGGGGTGAACCCCGCTGGATTTTGAGTCCAATGTGTTTGCACGTTGTTCCAATTTTGTGGGGAGTATAGTATAATCATCTCACGAGGGAGAGAAAGAAGTGGAGAATATGGTAAAAGAAGGAAAAATTAAGAAACCGTTTTATAAACGGATATGGTTTATTATCCTGATTGTACTAGGTGTGTTTAGCGCAATAGTTAGCTGTGGATCAGATGAAGAACCGGCAGCCATCCCTGCACCTGAAGAACTGGTGGCCATAGAACCAGTGGCCGAGGAAGACTACGAGCTAAGTGAGGAAACATTAGAATCTTTGGCCTTGGGGATTTTCGAAGACAGTTTTGAGGGTATCGCGTTAGTTGCTTTGAATGGTGATATTAACACATTCTATATTACGCCGTTCGACGAAGCGTTTGTTCTTGGCTTGACGATGGCTCTTGACGGAGATCAAGATTCAATAGCGGAGTGGGACACTTTAGTAGGTGCTATGATAGTACTTTCAGAAAATATTGCAGATATGCTACCAGGTTATACTATTGAACTTGTAAATCCCGAAAATACCGACAATACTTTACTTACGGTTATCGATGGAATTGTGACTTATGACGTAATTAATGGAAAATGATATCTGCCCCTGGAAACGGGGGCTTTTAATTTGCCGACATTTTGCCTACGTTGCAGAAGACAAATTACAAACCATTGTGATATAATACGAGCTGATAAGTTGTTAAATACCTAATAACAATCAGTCAATAAAAGCTATTGCAACTTAACTCGCTATAAAAAAACATGCAGTACTTATAATGAAAGATAAAGGTAAACATCATGGCAATCGGAGTGTTTGACTCAGGACTGGGCGGTCTTACCATCGTTCGGTCTTTACGGGAAATATATCCTAAAGAAAAGATTATTTATTATGGCGATACTTTGCGTGTGCCGTATGGGGAAAAGAAACCAGGGGAATTAATTCATCTTGCAGACAGAATTACTGGATTCCTTATTTCGGAAGGTGCAACCTTGGTAATTGATGCTTGTAACACCACGAGTGCACTGGCTTTGGACCTTCTAAAAGAAAAATATGGTGACCGGGCAGAAATCATCGGAGTGGTTAACCCGGGGGCTAGTAAGGCAGCAAAGCTAGGGAAAAAGAAGATTGGCCTTATGGCGACCCAAGCGACTGTAAATAGTGGGGTCTACCAAAAGAAAATATTTTCCAAGCGTGAAGATGTAGACGTACACACTGTTGCCTGTTCACGTCTAGTCCCGTATATCGAGGCTGGCGATGTGGATTCATATCAGCTGAAGGATGCTCTAGGCGCTTATTTAGCCCCTCTACAAGAAGAAAAAGTGGATACCCTAGTAATGGGTTGTACGCATTATCCATTTCTCAGAGACCTCATTCAAGAGATTATGGGAGAGGACGTCCAATTGATTGACCCTGGTGTTGAAGTGGTAGGAAGTATATTGCATTACAAGGGCGGGCATGATGAACCGAGTATTTGTTATACTTCTTTCGAAAGTGAAGCATTTTCGAAAAAGGCTTCACTGCTTTTTGCGGGCCATGGATTCTCAGAGTTTCAAACGTTGGATATTGTGGAGGTATAGATGGAAAGAGCCAATCGTAAAAAAGATGAACTACGTGATGTGAGCGTGGAGATAGATTTTAATGCCTTTGCGGAAGGCTCCTGCTTGTTTCGCCAAGGAAAGACGGTAGTGCTTTGTACGGCAACCGTTGAGCGTGCTGTTCCAGCTTGGAAGTCTGAAGAAGATGGTGGTTGGATTACAGCAGAGTATGCTATGTTGCCACGGGCTAATAGAAGCCGCTCTCCTCGTGAAGCAAAACAAGGAAAACAGTCTGGGCGAACAATGGAGATACAACGTTTAATAGGAAGAGCTCTAAGAGCTGCAGTAGATTTGCGTGAATTACCAGGCCTAACGGTTACCTTGGATTGTGATGTGTTGCAAGCAGATGGGGGGACAAGGTGTGCTAGTATCACGGCGGCCTATATTGCTTTTGTAAAAGCGATGGAGAAAGCAGTAAAGATGGGCTATTTGGACAAGCTACCCCCAATCCACCAGGTTGCGGCCATCAGTGTGGGAAAAAACGAGGAAACCTTGCTCCTTGATCTTGACTATAAAGAAGATTCCTCAGCGGACGTAGATCTCAATCTAGTGATGATGTATCCCAATCAAATTGTGGAGATTCAAGGAACTAGTGAAGGGCAGACCTTCGATCAGGAGGAATTGAATCAGATGGTTCAACTAGGGCAAAAAGGACTGAAAGAGCTTTTTGCTTTGCAAAAGGATGTGCTAGGCACATGTTGAGTCATATTGAAATAGCAGGCATTGTGTCCAAAAACCTTCTTTTCAATCAGATGACAAAAGAGGATATCATTTTTTTGCTAGATTGCTTTAATCCACGGGTAACGAGTCTCCAAAAGGGTGAAATATATGCCCACGATGGAGATGCAATAAATGCTGTTCATTTGGTTTTGTCTGGTAGCCTCTTGCTTTTCAAGGAAACGGCAGAGGGTGAACGTTCTGTGCGTGATTTGTTAACCCCTCCAGACTTGTTTGGGGAAGTTGCAGCCTTCGGTAGGCAAAAGAAATGGCCAGTGTATGTCCAAGCTAAAGAAGATGCAGTAGTAGTTGCGCTCCCCTTGACTAATATTATTGGACGATGTGAACGAAACTGTCACCACCATAATCAGTTGATTCTCAACCTAATGAGTATACTAGCAGAAAAGGCAATGGGATTGCACAAACAGCTGGGTATCCTATCCTTGGGCTCTCTAAGGGAAAAAATTGCACGACTTCTCGTGCAACGCCAGCGGGAAATGGGAAAGGAACGCTTCAAACTAAAGATGAATATTTTGGATACAGCAGACTATCTTGGAGTGGCTCGACCTAGCTTTTCTAGAGAGCTAGCCAAGATGAAGCGGGATGGATTAATTCAATCTGAAGGAAGAGTATTCTGGATAGCAGATTTTGATCGTTTGGTTGAATTGGCAGGAGAATAATCAATGGAAAAGAAAAGAATGGAATTTGTGGTGGCTAGTGGCAATAGGGGTAAGATTGAAGACTTTAAAGTTTTACTAGCACCGCTGGGAATTGAGGTAGTACCTATTAAAACAATACTTCCCGACTTCGACCCTGAAGAGACCGGTCAGAGTTTTACGGAGAATGCAATTTTGAAAGCCAAGGTGGCTGCTATGCAAACGGGACTACCTTGTCTAGCCGATGACTCTGGCCTAGAAGTAGATGCCTTAAACGGTGCGCCAGGTATTTATTCAGCGCGGTATGCTGAAGGACTAGGAGACGCTGCGAACAATCGAAAGCTAATTCGGGAGCTTCACGGTATTCCCGCAGGGAAAAGAACAGCACGTTTTCAATCGGTAGTAGCCTTAGTCTATCCAGATGGTCGGTCTTATACTGCGAATGGTACGGTAGAAGGTGTGATTCTACATGCACCGAAAGGTGCAGGTGGATTTGGTTATGATCCATTGTTTTTCATTTCTGAGCGGAATAAAACTATGGCGGAACTTACTATTGAAGAAAAGAATACGATTAGTCATAGAAAGAAGGCCTTTGAGGGTATAGAAAAAATCATTCGAGAATTGTATGCTCTATAAATGATGACAATAAGTTGAGATTAAAAAATACAAAAAATGGAAAATTTCTCTTTACATCCGCCATCTGACTCTATATAATAAGTCTTGCGGTTGTGAAGTTATGACATGCGGGTGTAGCTCAATGGTAGAGCTCCAGCCTTCCAAGCTGGCCACGTGGGTTCGATTCCCATCACCCGCTCCATTTTTTTTGTAACCATGCGCCAGTAGCTCAGCTGGATAGAGCAACGGACTTCTAATCCGTAGGTCGGGGGTTCGAATCCCTTCTGGCGTACCAAACCGAAAGCCTAAATCTTTAGGGTTTCGGTTTTTTTTATGCCTATTTGGAAACACTGAGTAATTGGCAATAATTGAAATGTGTCTAAATATTAACTTGCAATTATTAGAGAGAGGTATATACTTATTCTAAAGCGAACCAGTTCGCAATGGAGGAAATATGTCAAAGGTTACTGCTGAAGAAAAACAAGAAACAAATATTAGGATACAAAAGGCTGCACGAGAGATATTTTTAGAAAAAGGCATTAAAGGAGCTTCAATAAGGGATATAGCGAAGAAAGCAGGTGTTGGCGCTAGCACCTTGTATGGTTACTATTCGTCAAAAGAACTTCTCTTCATAAATACGATTCTTCCATCGATTGAATCTAGGAATGATTTGCATGTCCACTTGGATGGTTTAGATGTTAGTAATATGGGTATTGAAGAGGTAGCGGAAGTTTTAACAGATGCAGTGTTTGCACTACCTACTTCCCTGATTGATATGGATCAAAGCATTATAAAGGAATTCCATTCTGTCCTCTTTTCCATATCTGCATCTGATGAAATCAAGAAGACGATGGAAAACTTTTTAGAAAATAACATGAAAGAAATTATTTCAAATTTTATAAAACGACTACTGGAAGAAAATATTATGAAAGTAAGTATTGAAGCAGATGAATTCGCAATGTATGTATTGAATACAATGAGAATAGTATTCCTTGAATATATAATTATGGGAGATATGACGAAGAATGCTTGCAAGGAAAAATTAAGGAAGACAATTCGAATGTCACTGATTGGGAAAATTTAAGAGGGGGTTGAACCCCTCTTAAAAAATCATTTAATACGAACAAATTCGCAAAAAAAGTAGATGGGAAAAGAAAGGCAAAAGAGTATGAAAAAATGGATCATTATTGGAACAATACTCCTTTTAGGTACAGGCATTATTGGTTGTTCTAGACAAACTGCTAATTTAGAGGAACAGCCTAGCTACAAAACAGTTGGCGTAGTTGAAATAAAAAATAGATTGGAAGATGATACCTTATCGTACACAGGTATTGTGAAGCCGAGTGTTGAAAAGAAATTGAGCTTCAAAATGGGTGGATACCTCGAACAAATCTATGTCCAGGAAGGGGACTATGTTGAGGCTGGTACAAAATTAGGTAGGATTGATACAAAGGATAATAGTCTACAAAGTGAGAGTCTTGAAAGCCAATCACAGATAGCCCAAAAGGAAGCTTTGAAGGCCAGTGAAGCCCTTTCCTACTCGAAAACGCAATATGATAGCTATACCGCATTGTTTGAGGAAGGAGCTGTTTCCAAAGTTGCTTTGGATGCAAAAGAATTAGCCTATGAACAAGCAAAGTTAAACTATGAAATTGCGCTAGAAAATCGCAGCCGCATGACCTCAGAAGAAACAAGACTTTATGAAAACATTGCAGATGGGACAATTTATGCAGATCAAGATGGTGTCATAAATAGTATTTTATACGAAGTATCTGAATTCATTGCACCAGGACAGCCAGTATTTTTGGTAGGCTCTAAAGAACAAAAGA contains these protein-coding regions:
- a CDS encoding SocA family protein — its product is MYDIMEIANWFLHKEPMTHKKLQKLCYYAYAWFYTLKDVEIFDEPFEAWVHGPVSNSLYQAYKCHGWEKIDFEGPQPKIVDEDIELLESVWETYGDQTGNSLEALSHSEPPWIEARRGLEEFERGNHYINLKTIKEYYSSIYDGDDA
- the murI gene encoding glutamate racemase: MAIGVFDSGLGGLTIVRSLREIYPKEKIIYYGDTLRVPYGEKKPGELIHLADRITGFLISEGATLVIDACNTTSALALDLLKEKYGDRAEIIGVVNPGASKAAKLGKKKIGLMATQATVNSGVYQKKIFSKREDVDVHTVACSRLVPYIEAGDVDSYQLKDALGAYLAPLQEEKVDTLVMGCTHYPFLRDLIQEIMGEDVQLIDPGVEVVGSILHYKGGHDEPSICYTSFESEAFSKKASLLFAGHGFSEFQTLDIVEV
- the rph gene encoding ribonuclease PH: MERANRKKDELRDVSVEIDFNAFAEGSCLFRQGKTVVLCTATVERAVPAWKSEEDGGWITAEYAMLPRANRSRSPREAKQGKQSGRTMEIQRLIGRALRAAVDLRELPGLTVTLDCDVLQADGGTRCASITAAYIAFVKAMEKAVKMGYLDKLPPIHQVAAISVGKNEETLLLDLDYKEDSSADVDLNLVMMYPNQIVEIQGTSEGQTFDQEELNQMVQLGQKGLKELFALQKDVLGTC
- a CDS encoding Crp/Fnr family transcriptional regulator, which codes for MLSHIEIAGIVSKNLLFNQMTKEDIIFLLDCFNPRVTSLQKGEIYAHDGDAINAVHLVLSGSLLLFKETAEGERSVRDLLTPPDLFGEVAAFGRQKKWPVYVQAKEDAVVVALPLTNIIGRCERNCHHHNQLILNLMSILAEKAMGLHKQLGILSLGSLREKIARLLVQRQREMGKERFKLKMNILDTADYLGVARPSFSRELAKMKRDGLIQSEGRVFWIADFDRLVELAGE
- a CDS encoding XTP/dITP diphosphatase, which codes for MEFVVASGNRGKIEDFKVLLAPLGIEVVPIKTILPDFDPEETGQSFTENAILKAKVAAMQTGLPCLADDSGLEVDALNGAPGIYSARYAEGLGDAANNRKLIRELHGIPAGKRTARFQSVVALVYPDGRSYTANGTVEGVILHAPKGAGGFGYDPLFFISERNKTMAELTIEEKNTISHRKKAFEGIEKIIRELYAL
- a CDS encoding TetR/AcrR family transcriptional regulator — translated: MSKVTAEEKQETNIRIQKAAREIFLEKGIKGASIRDIAKKAGVGASTLYGYYSSKELLFINTILPSIESRNDLHVHLDGLDVSNMGIEEVAEVLTDAVFALPTSLIDMDQSIIKEFHSVLFSISASDEIKKTMENFLENNMKEIISNFIKRLLEENIMKVSIEADEFAMYVLNTMRIVFLEYIIMGDMTKNACKEKLRKTIRMSLIGKI
- a CDS encoding efflux RND transporter periplasmic adaptor subunit, which codes for MKKWIIIGTILLLGTGIIGCSRQTANLEEQPSYKTVGVVEIKNRLEDDTLSYTGIVKPSVEKKLSFKMGGYLEQIYVQEGDYVEAGTKLGRIDTKDNSLQSESLESQSQIAQKEALKASEALSYSKTQYDSYTALFEEGAVSKVALDAKELAYEQAKLNYEIALENRSRMTSEETRLYENIADGTIYADQDGVINSILYEVSEFIAPGQPVFLVGSKEQKIVIHVTREDKKLLEIGQKVYYTMDTVEKEGRIIFVDEVPDAQTSTYKVEIEIEEKELMSGAIVRVEVVAGSTEGIWIPIQCIQSTTIDFVYVIQDGKSLKRSINVLEIKGDEAWVEGLEENDKLVVSGMKSLVEGMLVKTQEFEG